A window of the Gemmatimonas sp. genome harbors these coding sequences:
- the ligA gene encoding NAD-dependent DNA ligase LigA encodes MSVVPSPTVQRAAELRDLLARAQHEYYVLDRPVLSDADYDRLFRELQAIEQSHPLLRTEDSPTLRVGAPVQSAFQTHRHLVRMLSLDNAFDDAELLAFEQSLERVVGASVHRGGYTVELKIDGAAIALTYRDGVLVTGTTRGDGTEGEDVTVNIRTIRGVPLRLLGDGYPPLMEIRGEVYMPFAGFEAMNETRVAAGEPVFVNPRNAAAGALRQLDPSITAQRPLRFFGYAAVLPDGNAPARTQWDLLEQLSAWGIPVAPHRERCRTMAEVSAWAHIVEHDTRAKLGFAIDGGVVKVNDMSLQDELGVRNDRTPRWAIARKFAPDMAVTKLIRIDVSVGRTGVLTPFAVLEPVDVGGATVTYASLHNADQIAKKDLRDGDWVQVVRAGDVIPYVLGPVPEKRDGSEQPWTMPPRCPRCDSPTHRYGDDVATYCPNVACPGRQLEGLVHFSSKDALDIDGLSYARIQQFLEAGFITDFADLFGLTVEQLVSLERFGTKSADNLVAAIAAAKQQPLSRLLFGLGIRHVGAQAAQLLAKQFGSMDAIISATPEQLGAVRGIGDIIAASVRSYFDDPTSRALVERLRERGVRFDEPNAVQADGPLTGATVVLTGSLPSLSRTDAAALVEAAGGRVTSSVSKKTTFVVAGEEAGSKLDRAVELGIEVIDEAELIRRFGR; translated from the coding sequence ATGAGCGTCGTTCCATCCCCCACCGTACAGCGCGCCGCGGAATTGCGCGATCTGTTGGCCCGCGCGCAGCACGAGTATTACGTGCTCGACCGTCCTGTGCTCTCGGATGCCGATTACGACCGGCTGTTCCGCGAGCTACAGGCGATCGAGCAGTCGCACCCCCTACTGCGTACGGAAGATTCTCCCACGCTCCGTGTGGGTGCGCCAGTGCAAAGCGCGTTCCAGACCCATCGACACCTGGTGCGGATGCTGTCGCTGGACAACGCGTTCGACGATGCCGAGTTGCTGGCGTTCGAGCAGTCGCTCGAACGCGTGGTGGGCGCGTCGGTGCACAGAGGCGGCTATACGGTCGAGCTCAAGATCGACGGGGCAGCGATCGCGCTCACCTACCGTGATGGCGTGTTGGTGACCGGCACCACGCGTGGCGACGGGACCGAGGGCGAGGACGTGACCGTGAACATCCGCACGATACGCGGCGTGCCGCTGAGGCTGCTGGGCGACGGGTATCCGCCACTGATGGAAATACGCGGCGAGGTCTACATGCCCTTCGCCGGCTTCGAGGCCATGAACGAAACACGCGTAGCGGCCGGTGAACCGGTGTTCGTGAACCCACGCAATGCGGCCGCCGGTGCCCTGCGCCAGCTCGATCCGTCGATCACCGCACAGCGTCCGTTGCGGTTTTTCGGCTATGCCGCCGTGCTTCCCGACGGCAATGCGCCCGCGCGCACGCAGTGGGATCTACTCGAACAACTGAGCGCGTGGGGCATTCCGGTAGCGCCACACCGCGAGCGATGCCGCACGATGGCCGAGGTATCGGCGTGGGCACACATCGTCGAACATGACACGCGGGCGAAACTCGGCTTCGCGATCGACGGTGGTGTGGTGAAGGTGAACGACATGTCGTTGCAGGACGAACTCGGTGTGCGCAACGATCGCACGCCGCGCTGGGCGATTGCCCGCAAGTTCGCGCCCGACATGGCGGTCACGAAACTGATCCGCATCGACGTGAGCGTGGGACGCACGGGTGTGCTCACGCCCTTCGCCGTGTTGGAGCCGGTGGATGTGGGTGGGGCGACGGTCACGTATGCCTCGCTGCACAACGCCGACCAGATCGCGAAGAAGGATTTGCGCGACGGGGATTGGGTGCAGGTGGTACGCGCTGGCGATGTCATTCCTTACGTGCTCGGTCCGGTGCCGGAGAAACGTGACGGCAGCGAGCAGCCGTGGACCATGCCGCCGCGCTGCCCGCGCTGCGACTCCCCCACGCATCGGTACGGCGATGACGTCGCGACCTATTGCCCGAATGTCGCCTGCCCCGGACGTCAGCTCGAGGGCCTCGTACATTTCTCGAGCAAAGACGCGCTCGATATCGACGGTCTGTCGTATGCGCGCATTCAGCAGTTCCTCGAAGCGGGCTTCATCACCGACTTCGCCGATTTGTTCGGCCTCACGGTGGAGCAGCTCGTGTCACTCGAGCGCTTTGGCACGAAGAGCGCCGACAATCTGGTGGCGGCGATCGCCGCCGCAAAGCAGCAGCCGCTGTCGCGATTGCTGTTCGGACTCGGCATCCGACATGTCGGCGCCCAGGCCGCGCAGTTGCTCGCCAAGCAGTTCGGCAGCATGGACGCGATCATCTCCGCCACGCCGGAGCAGCTGGGCGCGGTGCGCGGCATCGGCGACATCATTGCCGCGTCGGTGCGGTCGTATTTCGACGATCCGACGTCGCGCGCTCTGGTGGAGCGGTTGCGCGAGCGCGGTGTGCGCTTCGACGAGCCGAACGCGGTGCAAGCCGACGGCCCACTGACCGGGGCCACCGTGGTCCTCACCGGCTCGCTGCCTTCGCTCTCCCGGACCGACGCCGCCGCCTTGGTGGAGGCGGCCGGCGGTCGGGTCACGAGTAGCGTCTCCAAGAAGACCACGTTCGTCGTGGCCGGCGAGGAAGCGGGGAGCAAGCTCGATAGGGCAGTCGAGCTGGGCATCGAGGTGATCGACGAAGCCGAGCTGATCCGACGGTTCGGGCGATGA
- a CDS encoding ParA family protein: MGRVLSIVSQKGGVGKTTTAVNLAVAFARRGLKTLLIDADPQGAVRYGVGLRRGHPTVGFDDYLRGEKALREVILPTALPWLRVILAGSVSESADHSDFQHRVGESTVLADLLAMARERCHVVVVDTPPGLGAITRRVLAASQHVVVPLQCEPLALQTTPQILRAIQDVISINDELTLEGILLTMFEQGNPASERVVHYVREHLPQHLVFDTPIPRTPATADAFAAGQPVVLRNPADAASQAYVNIATRLAERFA, from the coding sequence GTGGGACGCGTGCTCTCCATCGTGAGCCAAAAGGGTGGCGTCGGGAAGACGACCACCGCCGTGAATCTGGCGGTCGCCTTCGCGCGCCGCGGGCTCAAGACGCTGTTGATTGACGCCGACCCCCAGGGAGCGGTGCGGTATGGCGTCGGCCTGCGCCGGGGACATCCCACGGTCGGGTTCGATGACTATCTGCGCGGCGAGAAAGCGCTGCGCGAAGTAATCCTGCCTACCGCGCTGCCGTGGCTTCGCGTGATTCTCGCCGGCAGTGTCAGCGAGTCGGCGGACCACTCGGACTTTCAGCATCGCGTCGGCGAGAGTACGGTGTTGGCCGATCTGCTCGCCATGGCGCGCGAACGCTGTCACGTGGTCGTGGTCGATACGCCACCGGGACTTGGCGCGATTACCCGACGCGTGCTCGCGGCCAGTCAGCACGTGGTCGTGCCGCTGCAGTGCGAGCCGCTCGCCTTGCAGACGACCCCGCAGATTCTGCGCGCGATCCAGGACGTGATCAGCATCAACGATGAGCTCACGCTCGAAGGGATCCTCCTCACGATGTTCGAGCAGGGGAATCCGGCGTCGGAGCGTGTCGTACACTACGTGCGCGAACATCTTCCACAGCATCTCGTTTTCGACACGCCGATTCCGCGCACGCCCGCCACGGCCGACGCCTTCGCCGCCGGTCAGCCCGTCGTGCTGCGGAATCCGGCCGACGCGGCGAGCCAGGCGTACGTGAACATCGCCACGCGGCTGGCCGAGCGCTTCGCGTGA
- a CDS encoding phosphoribosyltransferase family protein, producing MTAPQPYAPDPSKGVMIVDWPLFGELARALAVRVAREWAPELVVGIATAGVVPGAAVAAILDLPFHSILVSRRYSASPVRDTPAVFGAAPLEVRGKRVLVVDETCDSGQTMRLAVAAVGNGGAQEVRTAVSFKTGSFAPDYFALATQSMIVLPWDREILIDGELRPNPKYAGLIPDV from the coding sequence ATGACCGCACCACAGCCGTACGCACCTGACCCGTCCAAGGGCGTGATGATCGTGGATTGGCCGCTTTTCGGGGAGCTGGCCCGCGCCCTCGCCGTGCGCGTGGCCCGCGAGTGGGCGCCGGAACTCGTCGTCGGTATCGCGACGGCCGGTGTCGTGCCAGGCGCGGCGGTGGCGGCCATTCTCGACCTGCCGTTCCATTCGATTCTGGTGTCGCGGCGCTACAGCGCTTCGCCGGTGCGCGACACGCCGGCGGTGTTCGGCGCGGCGCCGCTCGAAGTGCGGGGCAAGCGCGTGCTCGTCGTGGACGAGACCTGCGACTCCGGCCAGACGATGCGCCTGGCGGTCGCCGCGGTCGGAAACGGCGGCGCCCAGGAAGTGCGCACCGCCGTCAGCTTCAAGACCGGCAGTTTCGCCCCGGACTACTTCGCGCTGGCGACCCAGAGCATGATCGTCTTGCCGTGGGACCGCGAAATCCTGATCGACGGCGAACTCCGACCCAACCCCAAGTACGCGGGGCTTATCCCCGACGTGTGA
- a CDS encoding tetratricopeptide repeat protein has protein sequence MTWWRRLVGGSSGRDPRHTDFLAEALDLESRGDYANALTSYRLALRERPDDLGVLQNIAIAFSKTGQPEEAIRTYRRALQLDAESPGAHYGLAFLLLKRGDTAHAAMHLESFLQFSTEQDPTSARFRAHAERTLAQLQGAPDDSDGQYQDPSARSGDDDGSAYTDEG, from the coding sequence ATGACTTGGTGGCGCCGCCTCGTGGGCGGCTCGTCCGGGCGCGATCCGCGCCACACGGACTTCCTGGCTGAAGCGCTCGATCTCGAGTCGCGCGGCGATTATGCAAATGCCCTGACGTCGTATCGTCTCGCCCTGCGCGAACGACCCGACGACCTCGGTGTTCTGCAGAATATCGCGATCGCGTTCTCGAAGACCGGGCAGCCCGAAGAGGCCATTCGGACGTATCGTCGCGCCCTGCAACTCGATGCAGAATCGCCGGGGGCCCACTACGGCCTGGCGTTTCTGCTCCTGAAGCGGGGAGACACGGCGCACGCCGCTATGCATCTCGAGTCGTTCCTCCAATTCAGTACCGAACAGGATCCGACATCCGCACGGTTCCGTGCCCACGCCGAGCGCACGCTGGCGCAGTTGCAGGGTGCCCCGGACGATTCCGACGGCCAGTATCAGGATCCATCAGCGCGCTCCGGCGATGACGATGGATCGGCCTACACGGACGAGGGCTGA